Proteins encoded together in one Xenopus laevis strain J_2021 chromosome 6L, Xenopus_laevis_v10.1, whole genome shotgun sequence window:
- the LOC108719523 gene encoding uncharacterized protein LOC108719523 isoform X3 has protein sequence MRCEGLTEEQTGNCPLLLPVTPCNSLLLCPRHSHPLYSHLQPHLLETAPKVKLEEAELDTKDHLAAMQMEIDSGSGTDVPETKLEEFNVKVEKEEPDSSEDPQKQTESSAGTDGETSKIKIKEEQAHSDYQKSVQSLVGPLVDGDTALKIKSKNKGSDTKDHSAAKKSVKDSGKGTKKKRQKGSQGIKMPNKLILDTERLIIEIRKRPSLFNPSNTDFADKQKRREAWEEICVEIIKDWATSSSKIQVKYLNEIRKRWMTLRDYFQKELEAPTKKNRNGSRSSRKSTFIYFSDLQFLKPIIEDSETSVQVDEEMYDEPIEETGAMNSLSPTEDGNTEPLRDPVPLNPQSPETENSDGETAGDTASLNPPSPANEDSVRERVRYRANHNQPSPASEDSVREQLRYRANRNHLSPASEDSVRERVRYRANRNQSSPASEDSVKEWMRYRANHNQPSPASEDSVREQLRYRANHNHLSPEREDVIYRPRASEPQPIATGKLSKKRKHIHEDDDDDDDDGIPELPKPISYFRDTLVDDERDEDRLFLLSLLKTLKRFSASQKLEIKLKMRQTVARAAKEGSPQPSHAPYPQQQQPYIPSQYSHSYTQQCYMPNSAASPPSDMSHRMHSPYPHNYSGPSYENAHRQSPPLQSYR, from the exons AGACTGCTCCAAAAGTCAAATTGGAGGAGGCAGAACTGGACACTAAGGATCACTTGGCGGCAATGCAAATGGAAATAGATTCGGGTTCTGGAACGG ATGTACCAGAGACAAAACTAGAAGAGTTTAATGTAAAGGTGGAGAAAGAAGAACCAGACTCTTCAGAAGATCCTCAGAAGCAAACGGAAAGCTCAGCTGGCACTGATGGGG AAACATCAAAGATAAAGATAAAAGAGGAACAAGCGCACTCTGATTACCAAAAGTCAGTGCAAAGTTTGGTAGGTCCACTGGTTGATGGAG ATACAGCACTGAAAATAAAGTCAAAGAACAAAGGGTCAGACACTAAGGATCATTCAGCTGCAAAAAAGAGTGTGAAGGATTCAG GGAAAGGCACCAAGAAGAAACGCCAGAAGGGTTCCCAGGGGATCAAAATGCCCAACAAATTAATCCTCGACACTGAGCGTCTCATAATTGAGATACGGAAAAGGCCCTCCCTGTTTAACCCCTCCAACACTGACTTTGCAGACAAGCAGAAAAGGAGAGAAGCCTGGGAAGAGATCTGTGTGGAGATTATCAAAGACTGGGCAACATCATCCTCCAAAATACAAGTAAAGTATT TAAATGAGATTCGGAAGAGATGGATGACCTTACGGGACTATTTTCAGAAGGAGCTAGAAGCCCCGACGAAAAAGAATCGCAACGGATCTCGTTCCTCCCGGAAAAGCACGTTCATCTATTTTAGTGACCTCCAGTTCCTGAAGCCCATCATAGAAGACAGCGA aacATCTGTACAGGTGGATGAGGAAATGTACGATGAACCAATAGAAGAGACTGGAGCAATGAACTCTCTTTCTCCGACTGAAGATGGCAATACAGAACCATTAAGGGATCCCGTGCCTTTAAATCCACAGTCACCAGAGACAGAGAACAGCGATGGGGAAACTGCAGGAGACACGGCATCACTGAATCCGCCATCTCCAGCCAATGAGGACAGTGTAAGGGAACGGGTGCGATACAGAGCCAATCACAATCAGCCATCGCCAGCCAGTGAGGACAGTGTAAGGGAACAGTTGAGATACAGAGCAAATCGCAATCACCTGTCTCCAGCCAGTGAGGACAGTGTAAGGGAACGGGTGAGATACAGAGCCAATCGCAATCAGTCATCTCCAGCCAGTGAGGACAGTGTAAAGGAATGGATGAGATACAGAGCCAATCACAATCAGCCATCTCCAGCCAGTGAGGACAGTGTAAGGGAACAGTTGAGATACAGAGCCAATCACAATCACCTGTCTCCGGAAAGGGAGGATGTGATTTACAGGCCGCGTGCAAGCGAACCTCAGCCTATTGCCACCGGCAAACTCTCCAAAAAGAGGAAGCACATtcatgaagatgatgatgacgatgatgatgatgggaTCCCAGAGTTGCCAAAACCCATTTCCTATTTCAGGGACACTTTGGTGGACGACGAGAGAGATGAAGATCGTCTTTTCCTCTTGTCATTGCTAAAGACACTCAAGAGATTCTCTGCTTCCCAGAAACTCGAGATCAAGTTAaaaatgagacaaactgtggcACGGGCAGCCAAGGAGGGAAGCCCTCAGCCCTCGCATGCCCCAtacccacagcagcagcagccataTATACCATCCCAGTATTCCCACTCATACACTCAACAATGTTACATGCCAAACTCGGCGGCTTCTCCTCCCTCTGACATGTCACATCGTATGCACTCGCCGTATCCACACAATTACTCAGGCCCTAGCTACGAAAATGCTCACCGACAGAGTCCTCCCCTTCAGTCATACAGGTAA
- the LOC108719523 gene encoding uncharacterized protein LOC108719523 isoform X7, with amino-acid sequence MQMEIDSGSGTDVPETKLEEFNVKVEKEEPDSSEDPQKQTESSAGTDGEPETSKIKIKEEQAHSDYQKSVQSLVGPLVDGDTALKIKSKNKGSDTKDHSAAKKSVKDSGKGTKKKRQKGSQGIKMPNKLILDTERLIIEIRKRPSLFNPSNTDFADKQKRREAWEEICVEIIKDWATSSSKIQVKYLNEIRKRWMTLRDYFQKELEAPTKKNRNGSRSSRKSTFIYFSDLQFLKPIIEDSETSVQVDEEMYDEPIEETGAMNSLSPTEDGNTEPLRDPVPLNPQSPETENSDGETAGDTASLNPPSPANEDSVRERVRYRANHNQPSPASEDSVREQLRYRANRNHLSPASEDSVRERVRYRANRNQSSPASEDSVKEWMRYRANHNQPSPASEDSVREQLRYRANHNHLSPEREDVIYRPRASEPQPIATGKLSKKRKHIHEDDDDDDDDGIPELPKPISYFRDTLVDDERDEDRLFLLSLLKTLKRFSASQKLEIKLKMRQTVARAAKEGSPQPSHAPYPQQQQPYIPSQYSHSYTQQCYMPNSAASPPSDMSHRMHSPYPHNYSGPSYENAHRQSPPLQSYR; translated from the exons ATGCAAATGGAAATAGATTCGGGTTCTGGAACGG ATGTACCAGAGACAAAACTAGAAGAGTTTAATGTAAAGGTGGAGAAAGAAGAACCAGACTCTTCAGAAGATCCTCAGAAGCAAACGGAAAGCTCAGCTGGCACTGATGGGG AACCAGAAACATCAAAGATAAAGATAAAAGAGGAACAAGCGCACTCTGATTACCAAAAGTCAGTGCAAAGTTTGGTAGGTCCACTGGTTGATGGAG ATACAGCACTGAAAATAAAGTCAAAGAACAAAGGGTCAGACACTAAGGATCATTCAGCTGCAAAAAAGAGTGTGAAGGATTCAG GGAAAGGCACCAAGAAGAAACGCCAGAAGGGTTCCCAGGGGATCAAAATGCCCAACAAATTAATCCTCGACACTGAGCGTCTCATAATTGAGATACGGAAAAGGCCCTCCCTGTTTAACCCCTCCAACACTGACTTTGCAGACAAGCAGAAAAGGAGAGAAGCCTGGGAAGAGATCTGTGTGGAGATTATCAAAGACTGGGCAACATCATCCTCCAAAATACAAGTAAAGTATT TAAATGAGATTCGGAAGAGATGGATGACCTTACGGGACTATTTTCAGAAGGAGCTAGAAGCCCCGACGAAAAAGAATCGCAACGGATCTCGTTCCTCCCGGAAAAGCACGTTCATCTATTTTAGTGACCTCCAGTTCCTGAAGCCCATCATAGAAGACAGCGA aacATCTGTACAGGTGGATGAGGAAATGTACGATGAACCAATAGAAGAGACTGGAGCAATGAACTCTCTTTCTCCGACTGAAGATGGCAATACAGAACCATTAAGGGATCCCGTGCCTTTAAATCCACAGTCACCAGAGACAGAGAACAGCGATGGGGAAACTGCAGGAGACACGGCATCACTGAATCCGCCATCTCCAGCCAATGAGGACAGTGTAAGGGAACGGGTGCGATACAGAGCCAATCACAATCAGCCATCGCCAGCCAGTGAGGACAGTGTAAGGGAACAGTTGAGATACAGAGCAAATCGCAATCACCTGTCTCCAGCCAGTGAGGACAGTGTAAGGGAACGGGTGAGATACAGAGCCAATCGCAATCAGTCATCTCCAGCCAGTGAGGACAGTGTAAAGGAATGGATGAGATACAGAGCCAATCACAATCAGCCATCTCCAGCCAGTGAGGACAGTGTAAGGGAACAGTTGAGATACAGAGCCAATCACAATCACCTGTCTCCGGAAAGGGAGGATGTGATTTACAGGCCGCGTGCAAGCGAACCTCAGCCTATTGCCACCGGCAAACTCTCCAAAAAGAGGAAGCACATtcatgaagatgatgatgacgatgatgatgatgggaTCCCAGAGTTGCCAAAACCCATTTCCTATTTCAGGGACACTTTGGTGGACGACGAGAGAGATGAAGATCGTCTTTTCCTCTTGTCATTGCTAAAGACACTCAAGAGATTCTCTGCTTCCCAGAAACTCGAGATCAAGTTAaaaatgagacaaactgtggcACGGGCAGCCAAGGAGGGAAGCCCTCAGCCCTCGCATGCCCCAtacccacagcagcagcagccataTATACCATCCCAGTATTCCCACTCATACACTCAACAATGTTACATGCCAAACTCGGCGGCTTCTCCTCCCTCTGACATGTCACATCGTATGCACTCGCCGTATCCACACAATTACTCAGGCCCTAGCTACGAAAATGCTCACCGACAGAGTCCTCCCCTTCAGTCATACAGGTAA